From Methanobacterium congolense, one genomic window encodes:
- the fwdC gene encoding tungsten-dependent formylmethanofuran dehydrogenase subunit FwdC yields MSEIILTPKEQPQVPLEINNIIPDVLAGKTIDEIKNMGIWNGNSQVRLQEFFDVEGESAENPSEIKIIIDGDVYNTKRIGQGMSAGEILVKGNANMYVGVEMKGGKITVEGNVGSWAGQNMSGGELTIMGDANDYVGSAYRGDWRGMTGGILTVYGNVGSEIAEYMLGGKIVIKGNTSIEPGVHMNGGVLIIEGNVVARAGGEMKGGTIIIKGIVDEFLPGFQYLGVEKDIEVNGEVIEGAFYKFKGDLATKGASGIVYVAVAGNSHIAPY; encoded by the coding sequence ATGAGTGAAATAATTCTAACACCTAAGGAACAGCCACAGGTACCTCTTGAAATAAACAACATAATCCCCGATGTTCTAGCGGGTAAAACTATAGATGAAATCAAAAACATGGGAATATGGAATGGTAACAGTCAGGTAAGACTCCAGGAGTTCTTCGATGTTGAAGGAGAATCCGCAGAAAATCCCTCAGAGATCAAGATCATAATCGATGGTGATGTTTACAACACCAAGAGGATAGGTCAGGGAATGAGTGCCGGTGAAATACTCGTCAAAGGAAACGCCAACATGTACGTTGGTGTGGAAATGAAAGGTGGAAAAATCACTGTGGAAGGAAACGTTGGTTCATGGGCGGGACAGAACATGTCTGGCGGTGAGTTAACCATAATGGGTGATGCAAACGACTACGTTGGCTCAGCATACCGTGGTGACTGGAGAGGTATGACCGGTGGTATCCTAACTGTCTATGGAAATGTGGGCAGCGAAATCGCAGAGTACATGCTAGGCGGTAAGATCGTAATCAAAGGAAACACTTCAATAGAGCCAGGAGTCCACATGAACGGCGGAGTTCTCATAATTGAGGGTAACGTTGTTGCAAGAGCTGGTGGAGAAATGAAAGGCGGTACAATAATTATTAAAGGAATCGTCGATGAATTCTTACCAGGATTCCAGTACCTTGGAGTTGAAAAAGATATAGAAGTAAATGGAGAAGTTATTGAAGGTGCTTTCTACAAATTTAAGGGCGATCTTGCAACCAAAGGAGCAAGCGGAATTGTATACGTTGCAGTTGCAGGAAACAGCCACATAGCACCTTACTAA
- a CDS encoding DUF11 domain-containing protein, with the protein MKLKKFSIALLGLILLLSLIGSASAAGLTAELDPRTAQVGDTVTLTVTANNDGLYDWYPVIIRVTHSSGLEFQSFIVPDKTLQNYDESTGIWNVNRMRHEERGLLKTLVITYKVMPSAAGKTLTASARFKTLQIEATGDDITNNYPAARTDSLTVSSSNGNTGHGNGTGNGTGTGNGSGTGNGNGTGSGNGNGNGNGNSLIDASGNSKLASAIGNMTSSNKNSPLKNLQGGGGGGSGKAYEVTTTPQKTNPDYLYILVALLLIGLILAGYFYGVRRE; encoded by the coding sequence ATGAAGCTCAAAAAATTTAGCATCGCCCTATTAGGGCTAATATTACTCTTATCACTCATTGGCAGTGCGTCTGCTGCCGGCCTAACTGCGGAGCTCGATCCAAGAACAGCACAGGTGGGAGATACAGTCACATTGACAGTGACTGCAAATAATGACGGATTGTATGACTGGTATCCAGTTATTATAAGAGTTACACATTCCAGTGGATTGGAGTTTCAATCGTTCATAGTCCCAGATAAAACACTGCAAAACTACGATGAATCAACTGGAATATGGAATGTGAATCGGATGAGGCACGAGGAAAGGGGTTTGTTGAAAACCCTCGTCATAACCTACAAGGTAATGCCTTCAGCAGCAGGTAAAACTCTGACTGCATCAGCAAGGTTCAAAACCCTTCAAATAGAAGCCACAGGTGATGATATAACAAATAACTACCCTGCTGCAAGGACAGATAGTCTCACTGTTTCCAGTTCTAATGGTAATACAGGACATGGAAATGGTACCGGAAATGGTACCGGGACAGGAAACGGAAGTGGTACTGGAAATGGAAATGGTACGGGTAGTGGAAATGGAAATGGAAATGGGAACGGGAACAGCCTCATCGATGCCTCTGGAAATTCTAAACTTGCCAGTGCAATAGGTAACATGACCAGTTCCAATAAAAACAGTCCCCTGAAGAATTTACAAGGTGGTGGAGGTGGAGGAAGTGGAAAAGCCTACGAAGTTACCACCACTCCCCAAAAGACAAACCCTGACTACCTTTACATCCTGGTAGCACTGCTGCTGATTGGCCTGATCCTTGCAGGTTACTTCTACGGAGTCAGAAGAGAATGA
- a CDS encoding DUF2149 domain-containing protein: protein MLKQRRFKQKRGLLSSDEEIDPMIYAVNMVDCMLVLAVGFLIFTIMFMSTSTVSPQEKAAMQEAVDLNMGQEVNSTVQNSSSGESGLSSVGTVYKDPATGKLIMIKNS, encoded by the coding sequence ATGTTGAAGCAGAGGCGTTTTAAACAGAAGCGGGGTTTGCTTTCCAGTGACGAAGAGATAGATCCAATGATCTACGCCGTCAACATGGTGGACTGCATGCTTGTTCTGGCAGTTGGATTCCTAATATTCACCATAATGTTCATGAGCACAAGCACGGTGTCTCCACAGGAGAAGGCCGCAATGCAGGAAGCAGTTGATCTCAACATGGGACAGGAAGTGAACAGCACTGTTCAGAATTCTTCAAGTGGTGAAAGCGGACTGTCATCTGTGGGAACCGTTTACAAGGACCCAGCAACTGGTAAGCTGATAATGATAAAGAACAGTTGA
- a CDS encoding formylmethanofuran dehydrogenase subunit B, with protein sequence MELVKNVVCPFCGTLCDDIICKVENNEIVGTMNACIIGHSKFVHTEGAERFTKPLVRKNGEFVEVTMDEAIDKAAHILADSKRPLMYGWSCTDCDAQAVGVKLAEEAKACIDNTASVCHGPSVLGLQDVGYPICTFGEVKNRADVVVYWGCNPMHAHPRHLSRNVFARGFFRERGRPDRTLIVVDPRKTDSSKLADIHLQLDFDHDYELLDAIRTVLLGNDILYDEVAGVPKELIYETVEVLKNAQFGILFFGMGITHSRGKHRNIDTAICLTTDLNRNAKFNLIPMRGHYNVTGFNQVCTWEVGYPYCVDFATGTPRYNPGESGSNDLLQSKETDGMLVIASDPGGNFPQKALERMAEIPIVAIEPHRTPTTEMSDVIIPPAIVGMQAEGTAYRMEGVPIRMRKVVDTDLLTDREILERILEKVKEINASK encoded by the coding sequence TTGGAACTTGTAAAAAATGTTGTTTGCCCATTTTGCGGAACTCTATGTGACGATATAATCTGTAAAGTTGAGAACAACGAGATTGTGGGCACAATGAACGCCTGTATAATAGGGCACAGTAAATTCGTTCACACTGAAGGTGCTGAAAGATTCACCAAACCACTCGTGAGAAAGAACGGAGAATTCGTGGAAGTCACCATGGATGAAGCCATAGACAAAGCTGCACATATACTCGCAGACTCAAAAAGGCCGTTGATGTACGGATGGAGCTGTACTGACTGTGACGCACAGGCAGTTGGAGTGAAACTCGCTGAAGAAGCTAAAGCATGTATAGATAACACAGCTTCTGTATGCCACGGACCATCTGTTCTGGGACTTCAGGACGTTGGATACCCAATATGTACCTTTGGTGAGGTTAAAAACCGTGCAGACGTAGTTGTCTACTGGGGATGCAACCCAATGCACGCACACCCAAGACACCTTTCAAGAAACGTCTTTGCAAGGGGTTTCTTCAGGGAGAGAGGAAGACCAGACAGGACACTCATAGTTGTGGACCCAAGGAAAACAGATTCATCAAAACTCGCAGACATTCACCTGCAGCTTGACTTTGACCACGACTACGAACTCCTGGACGCAATAAGAACAGTGCTCCTTGGTAACGACATCCTATACGATGAAGTTGCAGGGGTACCAAAGGAACTCATATACGAAACAGTGGAAGTACTCAAAAATGCACAGTTCGGTATACTCTTCTTTGGAATGGGTATCACCCACAGCCGTGGAAAACACAGAAACATAGACACAGCCATATGTCTTACAACCGACCTCAACAGAAACGCCAAGTTCAACCTTATACCAATGAGGGGCCACTACAACGTTACAGGATTCAACCAGGTATGTACTTGGGAGGTTGGATATCCATACTGTGTTGACTTTGCAACAGGAACTCCAAGGTACAACCCTGGTGAATCAGGTTCAAACGACCTTCTTCAGAGCAAGGAAACAGATGGAATGCTTGTAATAGCATCAGACCCTGGTGGAAACTTCCCACAGAAGGCACTTGAGAGAATGGCTGAGATTCCTATCGTGGCAATCGAACCACACAGAACACCAACCACCGAGATGTCAGATGTCATCATCCCACCTGCAATCGTGGGTATGCAGGCAGAGGGTACTGCATATAGGATGGAAGGAGTTCCAATCAGGATGAGAAAAGTCGTGGACACTGACCTGCTCACCGACAGAGAGATCCTTGAGAGGATCCTTGAGAAGGTCAAAGAGATCAACGCATCCAAATAA
- a CDS encoding ABC transporter substrate-binding protein has product MTIYICVDDTDNLNSRGTGRLARAIAGTISKKYPVIGVTRHQLYVHPDIPFTSHNSCGVIHVDSDDMEIMDELFEIGKKEIYDDFIEGSDPGISVAHDSQILPSLVAYSKDAKNTVLNQEKARTLAKNLNIRLEGLGGTEDGVIGSMAGLGLAFAGNDGRFLMKGNIRDYLGPQSVETLLNAGIDAVYTVDGRLVTEGIVMNPEGKSVKPCPVNGKCILFVDTSDGMLQAVKRD; this is encoded by the coding sequence ATGACGATTTACATCTGCGTTGATGATACAGACAACCTGAATTCAAGGGGTACAGGAAGACTTGCAAGGGCAATTGCAGGAACCATCTCAAAGAAGTATCCTGTGATTGGGGTTACAAGGCACCAGCTCTACGTGCATCCTGACATACCCTTCACATCCCACAACAGCTGTGGAGTTATCCATGTGGACAGTGATGATATGGAGATCATGGATGAGCTCTTCGAGATAGGTAAGAAGGAGATCTACGATGACTTCATCGAGGGCAGTGATCCAGGTATTTCAGTGGCCCATGATAGCCAGATCCTGCCGTCACTTGTTGCCTATAGTAAGGACGCTAAAAACACCGTTCTAAACCAGGAAAAGGCAAGAACCCTTGCAAAAAACCTTAACATTCGCCTTGAAGGTCTTGGTGGAACAGAGGATGGAGTCATAGGATCTATGGCAGGACTTGGACTGGCCTTTGCAGGTAACGATGGCAGATTCCTGATGAAAGGAAATATAAGAGATTACCTAGGTCCTCAATCAGTAGAAACCCTTCTCAATGCAGGTATTGATGCTGTTTACACCGTTGACGGTAGGCTGGTGACAGAGGGTATTGTGATGAACCCCGAGGGCAAGTCTGTGAAACCATGTCCAGTCAACGGTAAATGCATTCTCTTCGTTGATACAAGCGATGGGATGCTTCAGGCAGTTAAAAGGGACTGA
- a CDS encoding MotA/TolQ/ExbB proton channel family protein, with amino-acid sequence MSTIYATFSSSMHAISQSLLMPVMIVLTIFFIYALINLGILLGEYYKRRKTNFDLKDFINQILSLKHGNDHQEIIRIVEASEIPKGHKNVLMTLVNSSGVSSEFRESLVMKMVEDETIKAAKKLERTDIIAKISPAVGLMGTLIPLGPGLTALGSGDIENLAQHLLIAFDAAVLGMAAAAIAFSVSKIRRRWYEEDISNLESMADAIMEIL; translated from the coding sequence ATGAGTACCATTTACGCTACGTTCAGCAGCAGTATGCATGCAATTTCCCAGAGCCTCCTGATGCCAGTGATGATCGTTCTTACAATCTTCTTCATCTACGCTCTCATCAACCTGGGCATTTTGTTGGGGGAGTACTACAAAAGAAGAAAGACCAACTTCGATCTTAAGGATTTCATCAACCAGATCCTGTCCCTCAAGCATGGAAATGACCACCAGGAAATAATCAGAATAGTTGAAGCAAGTGAAATTCCGAAGGGCCATAAAAACGTGCTTATGACCCTTGTGAACAGTTCCGGTGTGAGTTCTGAATTCAGGGAGTCACTCGTCATGAAGATGGTTGAGGACGAAACCATAAAAGCCGCTAAAAAACTTGAAAGAACAGATATCATTGCAAAGATCTCCCCTGCAGTGGGACTTATGGGAACACTGATACCCCTGGGTCCAGGACTCACAGCCCTGGGAAGTGGGGATATTGAGAACCTTGCACAGCATCTTCTGATTGCATTTGATGCAGCTGTGCTGGGTATGGCTGCAGCAGCAATCGCATTCAGTGTGTCCAAGATCAGGAGACGGTGGTACGAGGAAGATATTTCAAACCTTGAGAGTATGGCAGATGCAATTATGGAGATCTTGTGA